The following coding sequences lie in one Panicum virgatum strain AP13 chromosome 6N, P.virgatum_v5, whole genome shotgun sequence genomic window:
- the LOC120678189 gene encoding uncharacterized protein LOC120678189 has protein sequence MSQASSSTAQTQRSSAARVALQPGPLAVVAAVPPPTAVDLQAPLDDMTGLPLIMCPTCKDVRVFAATTTKSQYNIGKRFFKCPRQGYGNGRCSRYLFEEEYVVYLEDHGYLLPASSTIAATSTTEVPELVGKIDSLEQNLNEVKEMVGKNREGLGSCICLVCGCVNVTIFVVLAIGLVVAVLK, from the exons ATGTCGCAGGCGTCCTCCTCAACCGCTCAGACTCAGCGGTCAAGTGCAGCTCGGGTTGCCCTGCAACCTGGACCccttgctgttgttgctgcagTGCCTCCGCCCACTGCTGTCGATCTGCAGGCGCCGCTTGATGATATGACCGGGTTACCATTGATCATGTGCCCGACTTGCAAGGATGTGCGGGTGTTTGCTGCCACTACCACGAAGTCTCAGTATAATATTGGAAAGAGGTTTTTCAAGTGCCCCCGACAAGGCTATGGAAAT GGGAGATGTTCCAGGTATTTGTTCGAGGAGGAATATGTGGTGTACCTTGAGGATCATGGTTATCTACTTCCAGCTTCCTCGACCATTGCAGCTACTTCAACAACAGAAGTTCCCGAGCTGGTGGGAAAAATTGATAGCTTGGAGCAAAATCTGAACGAGGTGAAGGAAATGGTTGGCAAGAACAGGGAAGGCTTGGGAAGTTGCATTTGTCTTGTGTGTGGATGTGTGAATGTAACAATATTCGTGGTGT